AGTTCTTCAACTTCGTCGGGAGCGTCAGGAGGATTCCCTCCGAGAAACTTCAGGAGCGCGTCGATGCCCTCGTTAGGGCCTTCGGAATAGAGAAGTACCTCGGGGAGATGATAGGCTCGCTCAGCTTCGGAACAAAGCAGAAGGTCTCGCTCATAGCGGCGATGCTCCACGATCCCGACGTTCTGATCCTCGATGAGGCGATGAACGGCCTCGATCCCAAGAGCGCGAGGATTCTGCGGGAGCTTCTCCTCCAGTTCAGGGCGGAAGGAAAGAGCGTCGTCTTTTCCACCCACGTTCTGGCGCTGGCTGAGATGATATGCGATCGCGTTGGCGTTATATACAACGGCGAGATAATCGCCGAGGGGACGGTGGAACAGCTCAAGGAGTTCGCCCACGAGGAGAGCCTTGAAGACGTCTTCCTCAAGCTGACCGAGAGCCAGGAGGAGGTTGCAGGCATAGTCCGGGCACTCAAAGAGGCCCTTTAGGTGGGGGCAATGGAGATCGTCAAAATCCTCTACAGGGAGCTTCACTACAGGCGCCTGAAGAACAACCCCCAGATAGCGGCGGATCCCAAAAAGTTTGAGGAGCAGCTGAGGAAAACCGGCGACATAAAACGGGGGATCGCCTTCCAGTCGGTGGCTTTTCTGTTCTTCGGTTTTATGATGGCGGGGGCAATTCTAAGCGCTGAGAGCGATACGAGGGCGGTGGTTCTACTCGCGACCTACGCGCTCCTTCCCTTCGTCATGGCCCTCTACACCACGACGGTAAACGCCTCCTACGCGACTTCCATGGGAATATTCGAGCCACTCAAGCCCCTCCCGATAAGGACCGGCGCCAAGTACCTCAGCCTTCTCCTCGCGATAGACAACGTTCCGGCTGTGATAGCCCTCCTGCCCGCTTCGCTGGCGATGACATACAGGGCGCCCCTGCCCGGTTTGGTGAGCTTCCTCTGGGTTCTCGTGGGGGCTTTCATAGGGCACGTCCTCGGCCTCGTTATCTTCACCTTTTTCGGTTCCACCAGCGTCGGCGGGAGGCTCTCGAAGCTCAGGACAATGGCGAGGATTATCGGGGTTCTCCTTTTCATAAGCATGTTCTACGCCCTCAACTACGTGCAGAGATACGTGAACGAGCACTACGAGGAGATCCTACCCTTCTTCTCCAGGTACTCGCTGGCATATCCCTTCTCCATCGCCTCGATACTCGAACCCCTGAAATCATTCCTCCTGATACTTGGCTATCTGGCCGTCTTCGTGCCCCTATACATCTTTGTCCTCAGGGGACTCTGGGGGAGGATGGAGGAAGGGACGAGGGTTTCCCACGTTAGGAGAGTAGACTTTACGGCCAGAACCCACCACCCCGTTGTGGCCATTGCATTGAAGGATCTCAGGATAGTCCTCAGAAAGAGCAGCCTCCTAGTCGGCCTCATCTTTCCCCTCTTCATAATACTTCCGAGCGCTATCAACATCCTGGTGTCCGGCTCCGTTAGGGAATGGGCGGTC
This window of the Thermococcus siculi genome carries:
- a CDS encoding ABC transporter ATP-binding protein, producing MIEVENLVKRFGSTVAVNGITFTVGDGEIYGLLGPNGSGKSTTMKILAGILTPTSGRVVVGGVDVSSNPLRVKELTGYVPETPVLYESLTPLEFFNFVGSVRRIPSEKLQERVDALVRAFGIEKYLGEMIGSLSFGTKQKVSLIAAMLHDPDVLILDEAMNGLDPKSARILRELLLQFRAEGKSVVFSTHVLALAEMICDRVGVIYNGEIIAEGTVEQLKEFAHEESLEDVFLKLTESQEEVAGIVRALKEAL